A window of the Lactuca sativa cultivar Salinas chromosome 7, Lsat_Salinas_v11, whole genome shotgun sequence genome harbors these coding sequences:
- the LOC111887418 gene encoding uncharacterized protein LOC111887418 isoform X1, which yields MAISRSMSPAISSTPTPFYHSSSSLSFFPKTHHPSHLFQTITFSTTPNCPRNSKTSTSVSGIWDAITGGAGSSREALIAIRRGMVLFRQGDVAGSVAEFDNAIQLDPRQKAYLWQRGLSLYYLDRFEEGAEQFRIDVAQNPNDTEESIWCFLCEAQLYGATEARKRFLEVGRDPRPVMREAYNMFKDGGDPEKLVDVFSKGRESEYFYASLYAGLYYESQNETDKAKVHLVASCKSPYGERSGWMIIWHPWRKFIVSVETGSCKLNLTL from the exons ATGGCAATATCTCGGAGCATGTCGCCGGCAATTTCCAGTACACCTACCCCTTTTTACCACTCATCTTCTTCTCTCTCATTTTTTCCAAAAACCCATCATCCTTCACATTTGTTTCAAACTATAACCTTTTCAACGACTCCCAATTGCCCCCGTAATTCCAAAACTTCAACTTCAGTTTCGGGAATCTGGGACGCCATTACAGGAGGAGCCGGTTCATCCCGTGAAGCTCTAATCGCAATTCGAAGAGGAATGGTTCTCTTTCGTCAG GGTGATGTAGCCGGGTCTGTAGCAGAGTTTGATAATGCAATTCAACTTGATCCTCGTCAAAAGGCAT ATCTTTGGCAAAGAGGGCTCTCACTGTATTACCTTGATAG ATTTGAAGAAGGGGCAGAGCAATTCCGAATAGATGTAGCACAAAATCCAAACGACACTGAGGAGTCAATTTGGTGTTTTCTTTGTGAAGCTCAACTATATGGAGCTACTGAAGCAAGAAAACGATTTCTTGAG GTTGGAAGAGATCCTAGACCTGTAATGAGAGAAGCTTATAACATGTTCAAAGATGGTGGTGACCCTGAAAAG CTTGTAGATGTGTTTTCCAAAGGGCGAGAGAGCGAGTATTTTTATGCTTCCCTATACGCTGGCCTTTATTATGAATCTCAG AATGAAACTGACAAGGCCAAAGTTCACTTGGTTGCTTCTTGTAAATCACCTTATGGAGAAAGGTCAG GTTGGATGATTATATGGCATCCTTGGCGAAAGTTCATTGTCAGTGTCGAAACTGGGAGTTGTAAATTGAATTTGACTCTTTGA
- the LOC111887418 gene encoding uncharacterized protein LOC111887418 isoform X2 has product MAISRSMSPAISSTPTPFYHSSSSLSFFPKTHHPSHLFQTITFSTTPNCPRNSKTSTSVSGIWDAITGGAGSSREALIAIRRGMVLFRQGDVAGSVAEFDNAIQLDPRQKAYLWQRGLSLYYLDRFEEGAEQFRIDVAQNPNDTEESIWCFLCEAQLYGATEARKRFLEVGRDPRPVMREAYNMFKDGGDPEKLVDVFSKGRESEYFYASLYAGLYYESQNETDKAKVHLVASCKSPYGERLDDYMASLAKVHCQCRNWEL; this is encoded by the exons ATGGCAATATCTCGGAGCATGTCGCCGGCAATTTCCAGTACACCTACCCCTTTTTACCACTCATCTTCTTCTCTCTCATTTTTTCCAAAAACCCATCATCCTTCACATTTGTTTCAAACTATAACCTTTTCAACGACTCCCAATTGCCCCCGTAATTCCAAAACTTCAACTTCAGTTTCGGGAATCTGGGACGCCATTACAGGAGGAGCCGGTTCATCCCGTGAAGCTCTAATCGCAATTCGAAGAGGAATGGTTCTCTTTCGTCAG GGTGATGTAGCCGGGTCTGTAGCAGAGTTTGATAATGCAATTCAACTTGATCCTCGTCAAAAGGCAT ATCTTTGGCAAAGAGGGCTCTCACTGTATTACCTTGATAG ATTTGAAGAAGGGGCAGAGCAATTCCGAATAGATGTAGCACAAAATCCAAACGACACTGAGGAGTCAATTTGGTGTTTTCTTTGTGAAGCTCAACTATATGGAGCTACTGAAGCAAGAAAACGATTTCTTGAG GTTGGAAGAGATCCTAGACCTGTAATGAGAGAAGCTTATAACATGTTCAAAGATGGTGGTGACCCTGAAAAG CTTGTAGATGTGTTTTCCAAAGGGCGAGAGAGCGAGTATTTTTATGCTTCCCTATACGCTGGCCTTTATTATGAATCTCAG AATGAAACTGACAAGGCCAAAGTTCACTTGGTTGCTTCTTGTAAATCACCTTATGGAGAAAG GTTGGATGATTATATGGCATCCTTGGCGAAAGTTCATTGTCAGTGTCGAAACTGGGAGTTGTAA
- the LOC111887417 gene encoding probable protein phosphatase 2C 34: protein MGRFSSMLDGLSRTFSTSKRGTSSTECSGKEAAEAMAKDAKKNEMILRSSGTVNVKGSDNFASVCSRKGEKGVNQDCCIVWEEFGCQEDMMFCGVFDGHGPWGHYVAKRVCDSMTSSLLCNWQDMLVESSADDDLDLESDKKLDRFHLWQHSITKTCADVDHDLQQYRKIDSVYSGTTALVAVRQGDHLVIANVGDSRAVLATASDDGGLIPIQLTVDFKPNLPQEAERIVECNGRVFYLEDEPGVHRVWLPNEDSPGLAMSRAFGDYCIKNFGLISVPEVIQRNITSQDQFIVLASDGVWDVVSNEEAVEIVSSTSDKAKSAKCLVDRAVREWKRKRKGIAIDDISAICVFFHNNCSSSFVATPK from the exons ATGGGCCGTTTTTCCTCCATGTTAGATGGATTATCAAGAACGTTTTCGACTTCCAAGAGAGGGACGAGTTCTACGGAATGTAGTGGCAAAGAAGCTGCAGAAGCCATGGCAAAAGATGCGAAGAAGAATGAGATGATCTTAAGATCCTCCGGCACTGTCAACGTGAAAGGATCGGATAATTTTGCTTCTGTTTGCTCCAGGAAAGGCGAAAAGGGTGTCAATCAAGATTGTTGCATTGTTTGGGAG GAATTTGGGTGCCAGGAGGACATGATGTTTTGTGGGGTTTTCGATGGTCATGGTCCATGGGGACATTACGTTGCAAAGAGAGTTTGTGACTCGATGACATCATCGTTGCTTTGTAATTGGCAAGATATGCTAGTCGAAAGTTCAGCTGATGATGATCTTGATTTGGAATCTGATAAAAAACTTGATAGATTTCATCTATGGCAGCATTCTATCACAAAGACTTGTGCCGATGTCGATCATGATCTACAACAATACCGCAAAATTGATTCAGTTTATAGTGGAACAACAGCTTTGGTGGCTGTGAGGCAG GGTGATCATCTTGTCATAGCGAATGTCGGAGATTCTCGTGCAGTGTTAGCCACGGCTAGTGATGATGGTGGCTTGATACCCATACAACTTACAGTCGATTTCAAACCGAATCTACCTC AGGAGGCCGAACGGATAGTTGAGTGCAATGGGCGCGTCTTCTACCTAGAAGACGAGCCTGGTGTGCACCGTGTGTGGCTGCCAAATGAGGACTCCCCTGGTCTGGCTATGTCACGAGCCTTTGGCGATTACTGTATTAAAAATTTCGGGCTTATTTCTGTTCCCGAAGTCATACAACGAAATATAACCAGCCAAGACCAATTTATTGTGCTTGCTTCCGATGGG GTGTGGGATGTTGTTTCAAATGAAGAAGCGGTTGAGATTGTGTCATCGACATCAGACAAGGCCAAATCAGCTAAATGTCTAGTGGATCGTGCAGTTCGTGAATGGAAACGCAAAAGAAAAGGGATCGCAATTGATGACATTTCGGCTATTTGTGTTTTTTTTCACAATAATTGTTCCTCATCTTTTGTAGCTACTCCAAAATAA